The proteins below are encoded in one region of Amycolatopsis acidiphila:
- a CDS encoding transglycosylase domain-containing protein, with translation MQLSRNVPRFLGSCALAGVLVAGVLAPVAMGAGVLSNQVSDSVDGISASLATSQQPLVTTVTDRDGNPIATLFDQYRVPVAYNQIAPTMTAAIVSVEDRRFWSEGGVDPKGMVRAALHDSSGGSTQGGSTITQQYVKNYLINVVDRGDKAAQYADKADTLARKLREAKIAVQLGQSESKEDILTGYLDVVEFAGNIYGVGAAAHAYFHTTPDKLNVQQAALLAGMVNNPNAYNPYKYPQEALNRRNTVIDDMVTNRMLAEKDAEIAKASPLGVLENGPDIPSSTCLGAPDDAGFFCAYAENYLLQAGFTADQLETGGYTIKTTMDPAVAQTVKNAVNANVPTAQNGVANAFAVIRPGQNTHEVLAMVANRNYGTDPDKGETSTNIVADASNVFGAGSSFKIFTSAAALETGKAGLNTPLPNQAGQCFTQPGANRYTPPYCVQNDGTNYPNPISLRDGLATSPNVAFVGLESQVGMPAVLDMARRLGLRNTLNTNDAGAIPDPRSSNPQYSEPQSQYFQNKLSFTLGNSPVSPLEMSNVSATLMSGGMWCPPNPILSITGRDGKPVPVKQQACEQVVPPGLANTLEAGLSQDTISGTSAAAARAAGWTHPDIGKTGTTQQSESVAFVGGVDDYAVASMVFADGPHPAEICPGTPVHLGNCGHGAFGGTVAAPPYFHAMSQLLAGKPDVQLPQPDPAYLNARS, from the coding sequence GTGCAGCTTTCCCGTAATGTGCCCCGATTCCTCGGTTCGTGCGCGCTCGCCGGTGTCCTGGTCGCCGGCGTACTGGCGCCGGTGGCGATGGGAGCGGGGGTGCTGTCGAACCAGGTGAGCGACTCCGTCGACGGCATCTCCGCGTCGCTGGCCACGAGCCAGCAGCCGCTCGTCACGACGGTCACCGACCGCGACGGCAACCCGATCGCGACGCTGTTCGACCAGTACCGGGTGCCGGTGGCCTACAACCAGATCGCGCCGACGATGACCGCGGCGATCGTGTCGGTGGAGGACCGGCGGTTCTGGTCCGAGGGCGGGGTCGACCCCAAGGGCATGGTGCGGGCCGCGTTGCACGACAGCTCGGGCGGCAGCACCCAGGGTGGCTCGACGATCACCCAGCAGTACGTGAAGAACTACCTGATCAACGTGGTGGACCGAGGCGACAAGGCGGCCCAGTACGCCGACAAGGCCGACACCCTCGCCCGCAAGCTGCGCGAGGCGAAGATCGCGGTGCAGCTGGGCCAGTCGGAGTCCAAAGAGGACATTCTCACCGGTTACCTCGACGTGGTGGAGTTCGCCGGGAACATCTACGGCGTCGGCGCGGCGGCGCACGCCTACTTCCACACCACCCCGGACAAGCTGAACGTGCAGCAGGCCGCGTTGCTCGCGGGCATGGTGAACAACCCCAACGCGTACAACCCGTACAAGTATCCGCAGGAGGCGCTGAACCGGCGCAACACGGTCATCGACGACATGGTGACCAACCGGATGCTCGCCGAGAAGGACGCCGAGATCGCCAAGGCGAGCCCGCTCGGCGTGCTCGAGAACGGCCCGGACATCCCGTCCAGCACCTGCCTCGGCGCGCCGGACGACGCCGGGTTCTTCTGCGCCTACGCGGAAAACTACCTGCTGCAGGCCGGGTTCACCGCGGACCAGCTGGAGACCGGCGGCTACACGATCAAGACCACGATGGACCCCGCGGTGGCCCAGACGGTCAAGAACGCCGTGAACGCCAACGTGCCCACGGCGCAGAACGGGGTGGCGAACGCGTTCGCGGTGATCCGGCCGGGCCAGAACACCCACGAGGTCCTCGCGATGGTCGCGAACCGCAACTACGGCACCGATCCCGACAAGGGCGAGACCTCGACCAACATCGTCGCCGACGCCAGCAACGTGTTCGGCGCGGGCTCGTCGTTCAAGATCTTCACCTCGGCGGCGGCGCTGGAGACCGGCAAGGCCGGGCTGAACACGCCGCTGCCCAACCAGGCGGGCCAGTGCTTCACCCAGCCCGGCGCCAACCGGTACACGCCGCCCTACTGCGTGCAGAACGACGGGACGAACTACCCGAACCCGATCTCCCTGCGCGACGGGCTGGCCACCTCGCCGAACGTCGCCTTCGTGGGGCTGGAGTCGCAGGTCGGCATGCCGGCGGTGCTCGACATGGCGCGGCGGCTGGGCCTGCGCAACACCCTCAACACCAACGACGCGGGCGCGATCCCGGACCCCCGCTCGTCGAACCCGCAGTACAGCGAGCCGCAGTCGCAGTACTTCCAGAACAAGCTGTCGTTCACCCTCGGCAACAGCCCGGTGAGCCCGCTGGAGATGTCGAACGTCTCGGCGACGCTGATGAGCGGCGGCATGTGGTGCCCGCCGAACCCGATCCTGTCCATCACCGGCCGGGACGGCAAGCCGGTGCCGGTCAAGCAGCAGGCGTGTGAGCAGGTCGTGCCGCCGGGGCTGGCGAACACGCTGGAGGCGGGGCTGAGCCAGGACACGATCAGCGGCACCTCGGCCGCGGCGGCGCGGGCGGCGGGCTGGACGCACCCGGACATCGGCAAGACCGGTACGACGCAGCAGAGCGAGTCGGTCGCGTTCGTCGGTGGCGTCGACGACTACGCCGTGGCGTCGATGGTCTTCGCGGACGGGCCGCACCCGGCGGAGATCTGTCCCGGCACGCCGGTGCACCTCGGCAACTGCGGGCACGGCGCGTTCGGTGGCACGGTGGCGGCGCCGCCGTACTTCCACGCGATGAGCCAGCTGCTGGCGGGCAAGCCGGACGTCCAGCTCCCCCAGCCGGACCCGGCCTACCTCAACGCACGCAGCTGA
- the sthA gene encoding Si-specific NAD(P)(+) transhydrogenase: MSEHDYDLIVIGSGPGGQKAAIAAAKLGKRVAVVDRQDMVGGVCVNTGTIPSKTLREAVLYLTGLNQRDLYGASYRVKQDITIADLLARTQHVIGREVQVVRAQLLRNHVDLLAGTARFTDPHTIAVEGTHRGDRHAVTGEKIVIATGTRPARPDQVDFDAARVLDSDEILRLEEIPSSLVVVGAGVIGIEYASVFAALGSRVTVVEQRERMLDFCDPEIVESLKFHLRDLAVTFRFGEKVANVAVSDNATVTALVSGKRIPADAVMYSAGRQGMTEELDLPAAGLAADHRGRLSVDEHYRTPVEHIYAVGDVIGFPALAATSMDQGRLAAYHAFGEPAHEMSALQPIGIYTIPEVSYCGATEAELTSSAVPYEVGTARYRELARGQIAGDSYGMLKLLVSTTNRTLLGVHVFGTGATDLVHIGQAVMGCGGTVDYLVDAVFNYPTLSEAYKVAALDATNKIRALERFAT, encoded by the coding sequence GTGAGCGAACACGACTACGACCTGATCGTCATCGGCTCCGGCCCGGGCGGGCAGAAGGCGGCCATCGCGGCCGCGAAGCTGGGCAAGCGGGTGGCCGTGGTCGACCGGCAGGACATGGTCGGCGGCGTCTGCGTCAACACCGGCACGATCCCCTCCAAGACCCTGCGCGAGGCGGTGCTGTACCTCACCGGGCTGAACCAGCGCGACCTCTACGGGGCCAGCTACCGGGTGAAGCAGGACATCACGATCGCCGACCTGCTCGCCCGCACCCAGCACGTGATCGGCCGCGAGGTGCAGGTCGTGCGCGCGCAGCTGCTGCGCAACCACGTCGACCTGCTCGCCGGCACCGCCCGGTTCACCGACCCGCACACGATCGCGGTGGAGGGCACCCATCGCGGCGACCGGCACGCGGTGACCGGGGAGAAGATCGTGATCGCCACCGGCACCCGCCCGGCGCGGCCGGACCAGGTCGACTTCGACGCGGCCCGGGTGCTGGACTCCGACGAGATCCTGCGCCTGGAGGAGATCCCGTCCTCGCTGGTCGTCGTCGGCGCCGGGGTGATCGGGATCGAGTACGCCTCGGTGTTCGCCGCCCTCGGCAGCCGCGTCACGGTGGTCGAGCAGCGGGAGCGGATGCTGGACTTCTGCGACCCCGAAATCGTCGAGTCGCTCAAGTTCCACCTGCGCGACCTCGCGGTCACCTTCCGGTTCGGGGAGAAGGTCGCGAACGTCGCCGTCTCCGACAACGCGACCGTGACCGCGCTCGTCAGCGGCAAGCGCATCCCGGCCGACGCGGTGATGTACTCCGCGGGCCGCCAGGGCATGACCGAGGAGCTGGACCTGCCCGCGGCGGGCCTGGCGGCCGACCACCGCGGCCGGCTGTCGGTGGACGAGCACTACCGGACCCCGGTGGAGCACATCTACGCCGTCGGCGACGTGATCGGCTTCCCGGCGCTCGCCGCGACCTCGATGGACCAGGGGCGCCTTGCCGCATACCACGCCTTCGGCGAGCCGGCGCACGAGATGAGCGCGCTGCAGCCGATCGGCATCTACACGATCCCGGAGGTCTCCTACTGCGGCGCGACGGAGGCGGAGCTGACGTCGTCCGCGGTGCCGTACGAGGTCGGCACGGCCCGCTACCGCGAGCTGGCGCGCGGCCAGATCGCGGGCGATTCGTACGGGATGCTCAAGCTCCTGGTGTCCACCACGAACCGGACGCTGCTGGGCGTGCACGTGTTCGGCACCGGCGCGACCGACCTCGTCCACATCGGACAGGCGGTGATGGGCTGCGGGGGCACGGTGGACTACCTGGTGGACGCGGTGTTCAACTACCCGACCCTGTCCGAGGCGTACAAGGTCGCCGCACTCGACGCGACGAACAAGATCCGCGCGCTCGAGCGGTTCGCGACCTGA
- a CDS encoding WbqC family protein: protein MAVTDPRSCAVHQPNFFPRSATLAKLFQADVWVVLDDVQFNARDYQHRARLAPLHDPAAQRWLTVPVHRPQGRASRIAELRLADPDTSRRRVAQLVRQYYGRGPHWACVRDAVDEVLAALALTDRVADVAEVSTRALLAQLGWRGEVVRSSALLSSDERSARLADLAAAVGADTYLCGRGGARYLDEAPFAARGLTVRYPPQPELAGKDGMRTLSSLWAFAALGSAALRDELTAAVPV, encoded by the coding sequence GTGGCCGTGACCGACCCGAGATCCTGTGCCGTCCATCAACCGAATTTCTTTCCCCGTTCCGCGACACTCGCGAAACTCTTTCAGGCGGACGTGTGGGTGGTGCTGGACGACGTCCAGTTCAACGCCCGCGACTACCAGCACCGCGCGCGCCTCGCCCCGCTCCACGACCCCGCGGCGCAGCGCTGGCTGACCGTGCCGGTGCACCGTCCGCAGGGCCGTGCCAGCCGGATCGCCGAGCTGCGCCTCGCCGACCCGGACACGAGCCGGCGCCGCGTCGCCCAGCTCGTGCGGCAGTACTACGGCCGCGGCCCGCACTGGGCCTGCGTCCGCGACGCCGTCGACGAGGTGCTCGCCGCCCTCGCCCTGACCGACCGCGTCGCCGACGTGGCCGAGGTGTCCACCCGGGCCCTGCTCGCCCAGCTGGGCTGGCGGGGCGAGGTCGTGCGCAGCAGCGCCCTGCTCTCCAGCGACGAGCGCTCCGCGCGCCTGGCCGACCTGGCCGCGGCGGTCGGCGCCGACACCTACCTCTGCGGCCGCGGCGGCGCCCGCTACCTCGACGAAGCGCCCTTCGCGGCGCGCGGGCTCACCGTGCGCTATCCGCCGCAGCCCGAGCTCGCCGGCAAGGACGGGATGCGCACCCTCAGTTCGCTGTGGGCCTTCGCCGCCCTCGGCTCCGCCGCGCTGCGCGACGAACTGACCGCCGCCGTTCCCGTCTAG
- a CDS encoding YdcF family protein, with protein MRKEVIDRTWTDAETIWRYHRLGHSLKKCCAAVALGCNDLSVAAHAAELYHRGLFPVVVFSGANSRETFDTFPRGEGVHYREHALELGVPEDAILVEPGATNTGENITLSREVLRAAGISVDSVMLVSMPYMERRAYATTRKVWPDVEPVCASVPLSLAEYVQARDHGTELIDMMIGDLQRIIEYPGQGFAISQEIPPSVYAAYRRLVAAGFSSRML; from the coding sequence ATGCGGAAAGAAGTCATCGATCGCACCTGGACGGATGCGGAAACCATCTGGCGATATCACCGGCTCGGGCACAGCCTGAAGAAATGCTGTGCCGCGGTGGCGCTCGGCTGCAACGACCTGAGCGTCGCGGCGCACGCGGCCGAGCTGTACCACCGCGGCCTCTTCCCGGTCGTGGTGTTCAGCGGGGCGAACAGCCGCGAAACGTTCGACACGTTCCCGCGCGGCGAGGGGGTGCACTACCGCGAGCACGCCCTCGAACTCGGGGTGCCCGAGGACGCGATCCTCGTCGAGCCGGGTGCCACGAACACCGGCGAGAACATCACCCTTTCGCGTGAAGTCCTGCGTGCCGCGGGGATTTCCGTCGATTCGGTGATGCTCGTGTCGATGCCGTACATGGAGCGGCGCGCCTACGCCACGACGCGCAAGGTCTGGCCGGACGTCGAGCCGGTGTGCGCGTCGGTGCCGCTGTCGCTGGCGGAGTACGTGCAGGCCCGTGACCACGGCACGGAGCTGATCGACATGATGATCGGCGACCTTCAACGGATCATCGAGTATCCCGGTCAGGGATTCGCGATTTCCCAGGAGATTCCCCCGTCCGTGTACGCCGCCTATCGGCGACTGGTGGCCGCCGGATTCTCGAGCCGGATGCTGTGA
- a CDS encoding helix-turn-helix domain-containing protein, with protein sequence MASGDPNQVAATAHHWSGREARLLRHALRLSVRAFAGYLGVAARTVAKWESGGTATVPRPDTQAILDTALSRADPDARRRFDVLVRQPDEGAAAPAPVTGYDYDAWSDDLDRTMASLGRQEFPLARTLLDRWLRRYHPNSNDTRGMYLYGRSLRLLGDVQQDQGVIRGPASAEQTYRKALRVFTELGTPRRVAQIELKLVVLEEMAGRLETAARHYESLTADERLSEHDRTRARLWIGTALSKRGLNESATRHIVPAIHDFETMEEPEDWSVAHQKLALAHRGAGDLGAAAQAIDVALTHRVNDTPLQKVRLDTAHAHILLSDRATAGNGLTILDRCARISTRFGLLHQLQSIDGIRRAFERQA encoded by the coding sequence GTGGCCTCCGGGGACCCCAACCAGGTCGCCGCGACCGCGCACCACTGGAGTGGGCGCGAGGCGCGGCTGCTGAGGCATGCCCTGCGCCTGTCGGTCCGCGCCTTCGCCGGCTACCTCGGCGTCGCGGCCCGGACGGTCGCCAAATGGGAGTCCGGTGGCACCGCCACCGTGCCGCGGCCCGACACCCAGGCGATCCTCGACACCGCGCTCTCCCGCGCCGACCCCGACGCCCGGCGGCGGTTCGACGTGCTGGTCCGGCAGCCGGACGAGGGCGCCGCCGCCCCGGCCCCGGTGACCGGCTACGACTACGACGCCTGGTCCGACGACCTCGACCGCACGATGGCCTCGCTGGGCCGCCAGGAGTTCCCACTGGCCCGCACCCTGCTGGACCGCTGGCTACGCCGTTACCACCCCAACAGCAACGACACCCGCGGGATGTACCTCTACGGCCGCTCGCTGCGCCTGCTCGGCGACGTGCAGCAGGACCAGGGCGTCATCCGCGGCCCGGCGTCGGCCGAGCAGACCTACCGCAAGGCGCTGCGCGTCTTCACCGAGCTGGGCACCCCGCGCCGGGTGGCGCAGATCGAGCTCAAGCTCGTCGTGCTCGAGGAGATGGCGGGGCGGCTCGAGACCGCCGCCCGCCACTACGAGTCGCTCACCGCCGACGAGCGGCTGAGCGAGCACGACCGCACCCGCGCCCGGCTGTGGATCGGGACGGCGCTGAGCAAGCGCGGGCTCAACGAGTCGGCGACCCGGCACATCGTGCCCGCGATCCATGACTTCGAGACGATGGAAGAGCCCGAGGACTGGTCGGTCGCCCACCAGAAGCTCGCGCTGGCCCACCGCGGGGCCGGCGACCTCGGCGCCGCCGCCCAGGCCATCGACGTCGCGCTGACCCACCGCGTCAACGACACCCCGCTGCAGAAGGTGCGCCTGGACACCGCCCACGCGCACATCCTGCTGTCCGACCGCGCGACCGCGGGCAACGGGCTCACCATTCTCGACCGGTGCGCCCGCATTTCCACCAGGTTCGGTCTGCTGCACCAATTGCAGAGTATCGACGGAATTCGCCGCGCTTTCGAGCGGCAGGCGTGA
- a CDS encoding TetR/AcrR family transcriptional regulator, whose product MTSGAVAPARNAFREQQWREAHERYLVCARAVFERLGYHDATVADIVEAANGSRATFYAHFRDKADIAACLFERTLPAGAAIYRRVTEFPEPSRELVRGWLNEHVLGFWVHYRVEVEAVNHAMGADPSVAARHYQWIVGAARQLEPFFVAWTGADEQVGLTRASLLVLQLERLCYHWLVRGVEHDRERMLDILADLWFRELVLLRAGPPR is encoded by the coding sequence GTGACTTCCGGTGCGGTGGCCCCGGCCCGCAACGCCTTCCGCGAGCAGCAGTGGCGCGAGGCGCACGAGCGCTATCTCGTCTGTGCCCGGGCGGTTTTCGAGCGTCTCGGCTACCACGACGCCACCGTGGCGGACATCGTCGAAGCGGCCAACGGCAGCCGCGCGACGTTCTACGCGCACTTCCGGGACAAGGCCGACATCGCGGCCTGCCTGTTCGAGCGGACACTGCCCGCCGGTGCCGCGATCTACCGCCGGGTCACGGAATTCCCCGAGCCGAGCCGCGAGCTCGTGCGCGGGTGGCTGAACGAGCACGTGCTCGGGTTCTGGGTGCACTACCGGGTCGAGGTCGAGGCGGTCAACCACGCGATGGGCGCGGACCCGTCGGTCGCGGCGCGGCACTACCAGTGGATCGTCGGCGCGGCCCGTCAGCTGGAGCCCTTCTTCGTCGCCTGGACCGGGGCGGACGAACAGGTCGGGCTTACCCGCGCGTCGCTGCTGGTGCTCCAGCTCGAACGGCTGTGTTACCACTGGCTCGTGCGCGGCGTCGAGCACGACCGCGAGCGGATGCTCGACATCCTGGCGGACCTGTGGTTCCGGGAGCTCGTCCTGCTGCGCGCGGGCCCGCCGCGATGA
- the mmuM gene encoding homocysteine S-methyltransferase produces the protein MTVLDGGLATELEARGHDLSDELWSARLLADDPEEIVAVHEAFFRAGARIATTASYQASFAGFAARGFDARQTVALLHRSVELARKAGTRVDGPRWVAASVGPYGATLADGSEYRGRYGLSVAGLTAFHRPRAAALAEARPDVLALETVPDVDEAVALLAAVEGLGVPAWLSYTIAGDRTRAGQPLAEAFAVAAGRDDVVAVGVNCCDPDDAARAIPVAREVSGKPVIAYPNSGEEWDAAGRRWAGRSRFTPDRVAGADLAGGCCRVRPVDIEALAATRVSETPGHALSAPFGSRGAPFPRSVG, from the coding sequence ATGACCGTGCTGGACGGCGGGCTGGCCACCGAACTCGAAGCCCGTGGTCACGACCTGTCCGACGAGCTGTGGTCGGCGCGGCTGCTGGCCGACGACCCGGAGGAGATCGTCGCGGTGCACGAGGCGTTCTTCCGCGCGGGCGCGCGGATCGCGACGACGGCGAGCTATCAGGCGAGCTTCGCCGGGTTCGCCGCACGCGGCTTCGATGCCCGGCAGACCGTCGCGCTGTTGCACAGAAGTGTCGAGCTGGCCAGGAAAGCGGGCACCAGAGTGGACGGTCCGCGGTGGGTCGCGGCGTCCGTCGGACCATACGGCGCGACGCTCGCGGACGGTTCGGAGTACCGCGGCCGCTACGGGTTGAGCGTCGCCGGGCTCACGGCGTTCCACCGGCCGCGGGCGGCGGCGCTCGCGGAGGCGCGGCCGGACGTGCTCGCGCTCGAGACGGTGCCGGACGTCGACGAAGCGGTCGCGCTGCTGGCGGCGGTCGAGGGGCTCGGCGTGCCGGCGTGGCTGTCCTACACGATCGCCGGGGACCGGACGCGGGCCGGTCAGCCGCTCGCCGAGGCGTTCGCGGTCGCCGCCGGGCGGGACGACGTCGTCGCGGTCGGGGTCAACTGCTGCGACCCGGACGACGCCGCACGGGCCATCCCGGTGGCGCGGGAGGTCAGCGGCAAGCCGGTGATCGCCTACCCGAACAGCGGCGAGGAGTGGGACGCGGCGGGTCGCCGCTGGGCCGGCCGGTCCCGCTTCACGCCCGATCGGGTGGCCGGAGCCGATCTTGCGGGCGGCTGCTGCCGGGTCCGGCCGGTTGATATCGAGGCCCTCGCCGCCACTCGGGTGAGTGAAACGCCTGGTCACGCGCTGTCAGCACCGTTCGGCAGTCGGGGAGCCCCTTTCCCTCGATCGGTCGGTTGA
- a CDS encoding SAM-dependent methyltransferase, with protein sequence MASPTEAPGFDGTRHPSIARINDCWLEGANHGQDDREYAGRIELCAPHIPYLVRASRALTGRMTKYLFDQGVRQFVDLGSGIPTQRHLHEVAQALDPRCHVVYVDLDPAVVSDSREILAGNDQVAYLQADIRDRDLVLGEPAMRALIDFSEPVGLLAIETLLYLPDSADPGALVAAYADALPAGSFVGLSHCGEDSQLREGLDMFSRMFGQPPAVTLREREELEAFFTGLELVDPGVVPVLLWHPQTQDEVGRNPELAHMYAGLGRKR encoded by the coding sequence GTGGCATCGCCTACCGAAGCACCTGGCTTTGACGGCACCCGGCACCCGAGCATCGCGAGGATCAACGACTGCTGGCTCGAAGGTGCCAACCACGGCCAGGACGACCGGGAGTACGCCGGGCGCATCGAGCTGTGCGCCCCGCACATCCCCTACCTGGTCCGCGCCTCCAGGGCGCTGACCGGGCGGATGACCAAGTACCTTTTCGACCAGGGCGTCCGGCAGTTCGTGGACCTGGGCTCCGGCATCCCGACGCAGCGGCACCTGCACGAGGTCGCGCAGGCGCTCGACCCGCGGTGCCACGTCGTCTACGTCGACCTGGACCCGGCGGTCGTCAGCGACAGCCGGGAGATCCTCGCGGGCAACGACCAGGTCGCGTACCTGCAGGCCGACATCCGCGATCGCGACCTGGTGCTCGGCGAGCCCGCCATGCGCGCGCTGATCGACTTCTCCGAGCCGGTCGGGCTGCTGGCCATCGAGACGTTGCTCTACCTGCCGGACTCCGCCGACCCCGGGGCGCTCGTCGCCGCCTACGCGGACGCGCTGCCCGCGGGTAGTTTCGTCGGCCTGTCGCACTGCGGAGAGGACTCGCAGCTGCGCGAGGGGCTCGACATGTTCAGCCGGATGTTCGGGCAGCCGCCAGCGGTCACGCTGAGGGAGCGCGAGGAGCTCGAAGCGTTCTTCACCGGTCTCGAGCTCGTCGACCCCGGCGTGGTCCCGGTGCTGCTGTGGCATCCGCAGACCCAGGACGAGGTGGGCCGCAACCCCGAACTGGCGCACATGTACGCGGGCCTCGGCCGTAAGCGCTAG
- a CDS encoding UbiA prenyltransferase family protein gives MPRLATRPACRDFVVLHRLQFPLPVNYVCYAVWGCLFADPTLASLLAPPALLAIAANLLLIVAPLALNVAVDMATDRQHAEKGYLAGAAGRFGPSRALNWAGAEMILALAAVLAIGVGWGRWLPFATAEAIVLAQLLYNVEPTRLKRRGLAGSIAFGVASMGLPCLLGYTAVTAAVPASVWLIVVGAGVLSTGRTAWWALPDEAADTATGIRTPTVRYGQAPTLALACAIMLAGLGLLGWGLWRRYGAWSLLGIAAHAAFLGLALAQLPSALRGTPPRAKTMLRRTLPVATLGEVLIAVVPLVA, from the coding sequence GTGCCGCGATTAGCCACGCGACCCGCGTGCCGCGATTTCGTCGTCCTGCACCGGCTGCAATTCCCGCTGCCGGTCAATTACGTCTGCTACGCCGTTTGGGGCTGCCTCTTCGCCGATCCCACCCTCGCGAGCCTGCTCGCCCCTCCCGCCCTGCTCGCGATCGCGGCGAACCTGCTGCTCATCGTGGCGCCGCTGGCGCTGAACGTCGCCGTCGACATGGCGACCGACCGGCAGCACGCCGAAAAGGGCTACCTCGCGGGTGCGGCAGGACGGTTCGGGCCCTCTCGCGCGCTCAACTGGGCTGGCGCGGAGATGATCCTGGCGCTGGCCGCGGTCCTCGCCATCGGGGTGGGCTGGGGGCGGTGGCTACCGTTCGCCACGGCCGAGGCCATCGTGCTCGCCCAGCTGCTGTACAACGTCGAGCCCACCCGGCTCAAACGTCGCGGGCTCGCGGGCTCGATCGCCTTCGGCGTGGCGTCGATGGGACTGCCCTGCCTGCTCGGGTACACGGCCGTCACAGCCGCGGTACCCGCCTCCGTGTGGCTGATCGTCGTCGGCGCCGGGGTCCTCTCGACCGGGCGGACGGCGTGGTGGGCGTTGCCCGACGAAGCCGCCGACACCGCGACCGGCATCCGCACACCGACCGTCCGGTACGGGCAGGCCCCCACTCTCGCGCTCGCCTGCGCCATCATGCTCGCCGGGCTGGGTCTGCTGGGCTGGGGACTGTGGCGTCGTTACGGGGCATGGAGCCTGCTCGGCATCGCGGCCCATGCCGCGTTCCTGGGGCTCGCACTGGCACAGCTGCCATCGGCACTGCGGGGCACTCCCCCGCGGGCGAAGACCATGCTCAGGCGCACCCTGCCCGTGGCCACCCTGGGCGAAGTGCTGATCGCGGTCGTGCCGCTGGTCGCCTAG
- a CDS encoding cytochrome P450, which yields MNRTEFQLAFRTLRFLDAHADLPQGSLPQRTEPEQRYLVWDPAAIGELFRADQRLGHPGSRSFRPLLGPRSLLWQEGPRHLAYRRVLGTPLRGRQLRDYRAVIAGTVHAALDGLRPGDTIRVSDWTRRVALRIMATIVFGHADDELLVPFARWMDRALGSRYRTLAYRYLRGGLPLLDKETEALLVATARTAARENPATLAGKLLADDGPFPDLDDGELRDQLVSLLFAGHETTASTAAWALFWLDREDALRDRVLAELAATSDDGFSAEQVPVLHAVVQETLRITPPVPAAGNRVLPESCPHHGNELPAGTVLTPSIYLAHHRAESFPDPHRFDPDRFLRGRVPADRYFPFGGGTRHCLGSQLGQLEVRMLVAALLRRRELRCVNPSAGVPQLRGHAMAPSPKLRMRVLSCRD from the coding sequence ATGAACCGCACGGAGTTCCAGCTGGCCTTCCGCACCCTCCGCTTCCTCGACGCGCACGCCGACCTGCCGCAGGGGTCGCTGCCCCAGCGGACGGAGCCCGAACAGCGTTACCTGGTCTGGGATCCCGCGGCGATCGGCGAGCTCTTCCGGGCCGATCAGCGCCTGGGCCATCCGGGCAGCCGGTCGTTCCGGCCGCTGCTCGGACCGCGATCGCTGCTGTGGCAGGAAGGCCCGCGGCACCTGGCGTACCGGCGGGTGCTGGGCACCCCGTTGCGCGGCCGCCAGCTGCGGGACTACCGCGCCGTGATCGCGGGAACCGTGCACGCGGCGCTCGATGGCCTGCGGCCCGGCGACACCATCCGGGTCTCCGACTGGACCCGGCGGGTCGCGCTTCGCATCATGGCCACCATCGTGTTCGGACACGCGGACGACGAACTGCTGGTGCCGTTCGCGCGGTGGATGGACCGGGCACTGGGCTCGCGGTACCGCACGCTCGCCTATCGCTACCTTCGCGGCGGTCTTCCCCTGCTGGACAAGGAGACCGAAGCACTCCTGGTGGCCACCGCGAGAACCGCCGCGCGGGAGAATCCCGCGACACTGGCCGGAAAGCTCCTCGCCGACGACGGCCCGTTCCCGGATCTCGACGACGGTGAGTTGCGGGACCAGCTGGTGTCCCTGCTCTTCGCCGGACACGAGACGACCGCTTCCACGGCGGCGTGGGCCCTGTTCTGGCTGGACCGCGAGGACGCCCTGCGCGACCGCGTGCTCGCCGAGCTGGCGGCCACGAGCGACGACGGGTTCTCCGCCGAGCAGGTGCCGGTGCTGCACGCGGTGGTACAGGAGACCCTTCGGATAACCCCTCCGGTTCCCGCCGCCGGGAACCGGGTGCTGCCCGAAAGCTGTCCGCACCACGGGAACGAGCTCCCCGCCGGCACCGTCCTGACCCCGAGCATCTACCTCGCGCATCACCGTGCGGAGTCCTTTCCGGACCCGCACCGGTTCGACCCGGACCGGTTTCTGCGGGGGCGGGTGCCCGCCGACCGCTACTTCCCGTTCGGCGGCGGCACCCGGCACTGCCTGGGCAGCCAGCTCGGGCAGCTCGAGGTCCGGATGCTCGTGGCCGCGCTGCTGCGCCGGCGGGAATTACGGTGCGTGAATCCCTCCGCCGGAGTCCCGCAATTACGGGGACACGCCATGGCGCCCTCGCCGAAATTGCGGATGAGGGTTCTCTCGTGCCGCGATTAG